In a single window of the Orenia metallireducens genome:
- the ytxC gene encoding putative sporulation protein YtxC: protein MPITEIGTSRYADCLRERLAFELEFLKEDGIIIEIDEFGNGELCIFTCRCSFTNGELDNLTTIFKEYIANALSDVIINDLEEELLMKILKSNYRDFSDQQREEILEIAMDRLNFLISKEENDIISKIQRKNRILLEILNYLEETNEITLEGFIRFRLKDYLTELEVAIDRAVEDFVVEKEYEEFINLLKYFIDNQEAKNRLIHVVKINNGHFKLLDQNEKVVENTYLDEHILNMVDCELDYEDLLISALITAAPEEIILHFKEPISLLKTLQNVFTDKISICLGCKHCKRGSFNESE, encoded by the coding sequence ATGCCTATAACTGAAATAGGTACTAGTCGTTATGCAGATTGTCTAAGGGAGAGATTGGCTTTTGAACTGGAATTTTTAAAAGAGGATGGTATTATAATTGAGATAGATGAATTTGGTAATGGAGAGCTTTGCATATTTACATGTAGATGTTCTTTTACTAATGGTGAACTAGATAATCTCACTACTATATTTAAAGAGTATATTGCAAATGCTTTATCAGATGTAATAATTAATGATCTAGAAGAAGAGCTGTTAATGAAGATATTAAAGAGCAATTATAGAGATTTTTCTGATCAGCAACGAGAAGAGATTTTAGAGATAGCAATGGATAGATTGAACTTTTTGATATCTAAAGAGGAAAATGATATAATTTCTAAAATCCAACGTAAAAATCGTATCTTATTAGAGATTTTAAATTATTTAGAAGAGACAAATGAGATTACTTTAGAAGGATTTATTCGATTTAGATTAAAAGATTATTTAACAGAGCTAGAAGTAGCGATTGATAGAGCGGTAGAAGATTTTGTGGTAGAGAAGGAATATGAAGAGTTTATAAATTTATTAAAATACTTTATAGATAATCAAGAAGCAAAAAATAGATTAATTCATGTAGTAAAAATCAATAATGGTCACTTTAAGCTCTTAGACCAAAATGAAAAGGTTGTTGAGAATACATATTTGGATGAACATATCTTGAATATGGTTGATTGTGAGTTGGATTATGAGGATTTATTGATTAGTGCTTTAATTACAGCTGCTCCTGAAGAGATTATTCTTCACTTTAAAGAACCAATCTCTTTGCTAAAGACCTTACAGAATGTATTTACTGATAAGATATCTATCTGTTTGGGCTGTAAGCACTGTAAAAGAGGTAGCTTTAATGAATCTGAATAA
- a CDS encoding DUF445 domain-containing protein: MAWKLAFLPIIGALIGWITNYLAIKLLFKPYKPVKIPLLNFELQGILPKRRKELAKKVGEIVEQDLLPKEELERELAGLEVKDDIKEAIVRVIDEKAEEKIPPFIPDNFKVMIINFLKEMVNRDLDPYLDQLMDNFKDKVLNEIDIAKLVETEIGNFEMKELEGLALEVASKELKHIEVLGAILGFIVGIGQALILANF; encoded by the coding sequence ATGGCTTGGAAACTTGCGTTTTTACCGATTATTGGAGCTTTAATCGGTTGGATTACCAATTATTTAGCTATTAAGCTACTCTTTAAACCATATAAACCTGTTAAAATACCTTTATTAAATTTTGAATTACAGGGAATACTACCAAAGAGGCGTAAAGAGTTAGCCAAAAAGGTTGGAGAGATTGTAGAGCAAGATTTACTCCCTAAAGAGGAGCTAGAGAGAGAGTTAGCAGGTTTAGAAGTAAAAGATGATATTAAAGAAGCTATTGTGCGAGTCATTGATGAAAAGGCTGAAGAGAAGATACCACCTTTTATTCCTGATAACTTTAAAGTGATGATTATAAACTTCTTAAAAGAGATGGTCAATAGGGATTTAGACCCATACCTTGATCAACTTATGGATAATTTTAAAGACAAGGTCTTAAATGAGATTGATATAGCTAAATTGGTAGAAACGGAAATTGGTAATTTTGAAATGAAAGAGTTAGAGGGATTGGCACTAGAAGTTGCTAGCAAAGAATTAAAGCATATCGAGGTTTTAGGAGCGATTTTAGGTTTTATAGTTGGAATTGGACAAGCATTAATTTTAGCTAATTTCTAA
- a CDS encoding nitroreductase family protein has translation MEFLKLAKKRYSARKYSSKKVEEEKLLKILEAGRVAPTATNGQPQRLVVVQTEEGLAKLSKGAKIFGAPLAIIVCADHDKTWKRPFDNMDTADIDASIVTDHMMLQATELGLGTVWVCYFDPEVIRKEFNIPENIEPINILVIGYAEGEEVSPDRHNQTRKPLEETVYYETF, from the coding sequence ATGGAATTTTTAAAATTGGCTAAAAAGAGATATTCTGCAAGAAAATATAGCTCAAAGAAGGTTGAAGAAGAGAAATTGCTTAAAATATTGGAAGCAGGTAGAGTGGCTCCTACAGCTACAAATGGTCAGCCTCAACGTCTTGTTGTAGTACAAACAGAAGAAGGCTTAGCTAAACTTAGTAAAGGAGCAAAAATATTTGGTGCTCCCTTAGCTATTATAGTATGTGCAGACCATGATAAGACCTGGAAAAGACCCTTTGATAATATGGATACAGCAGATATTGATGCTAGTATAGTTACTGACCATATGATGCTTCAGGCTACTGAGCTTGGACTTGGAACAGTCTGGGTCTGTTATTTTGATCCAGAAGTTATAAGAAAAGAGTTTAATATACCAGAGAATATTGAGCCTATTAATATTTTGGTTATAGGGTATGCAGAGGGAGAAGAGGTGTCACCTGATAGACACAACCAAACTAGAAAGCCTTTAGAAGAGACAGTCTATTATGAAACCTTTTAA
- a CDS encoding cell wall hydrolase — translation MKKLAVFLIVMVLIGAGFFLYYAQPKVDIEESEAGTASFNSLSPTMQLFARTLDAEARGEPYVGQVAVGAVIMNRVRDSRFPNTISGVIYQPWAFTAVARGHIWEQTPSDQIVKATLAAYRGWDPTYGSVYYYNAAKVETNWIFSRKIVRRIGKHIFAK, via the coding sequence ATGAAGAAATTAGCAGTGTTTTTAATCGTTATGGTATTAATTGGTGCAGGTTTCTTTCTTTATTATGCACAACCTAAAGTAGATATTGAGGAGAGTGAAGCCGGTACTGCCAGTTTTAATAGTCTCTCACCTACGATGCAATTATTTGCCAGAACTCTTGATGCAGAAGCCCGAGGTGAACCGTATGTTGGTCAAGTTGCAGTAGGAGCGGTTATTATGAATCGTGTTCGTGATTCTAGATTCCCTAATACTATATCAGGAGTAATTTATCAACCGTGGGCATTTACAGCAGTAGCTAGAGGTCATATCTGGGAACAAACTCCAAGTGACCAGATTGTAAAAGCTACTTTAGCAGCTTATCGTGGTTGGGATCCAACTTATGGTTCTGTTTATTATTATAATGCAGCAAAAGTAGAAACTAATTGGATTTTTTCTCGTAAGATTGTCAGAAGAATAGGTAAGCATATCTTTGCTAAATAG
- a CDS encoding flavodoxin family protein encodes MKVVAFNGSPNQEGNTYHALKIVADELNKAEIETEIIQVGNKVIRGCIACNQCVKNQDEKCAIANDPVNEWIQKMKEADGIILGSPVHYSAIAGTMKSFLDRAFYVTSFNGMMLRHKVGAPVVAVRRSGGLPTFNQLNNYINYSEMVMPTSNYWNVIHGTRPGEALEDEEGVQIMRILGKNMAWLMKLVESGKGKVQAPEREAKEFMNFIR; translated from the coding sequence ATGAAGGTAGTAGCTTTTAATGGAAGTCCTAATCAAGAAGGAAATACTTATCATGCACTAAAAATAGTTGCTGATGAGCTTAATAAAGCAGAGATAGAAACAGAGATTATTCAAGTAGGTAATAAGGTAATTAGAGGTTGTATTGCTTGTAATCAATGTGTTAAGAATCAAGATGAGAAGTGTGCAATTGCTAATGATCCTGTTAATGAGTGGATTCAGAAGATGAAGGAAGCAGATGGTATTATTTTAGGTTCCCCAGTTCATTATTCAGCAATTGCAGGCACTATGAAGAGTTTCTTAGACAGAGCTTTTTATGTAACAAGTTTTAATGGTATGATGTTAAGGCATAAAGTAGGAGCACCTGTTGTGGCTGTTAGACGTTCAGGTGGGTTACCAACCTTTAATCAACTAAATAATTACATCAATTATTCAGAAATGGTTATGCCAACTTCAAATTATTGGAATGTTATTCATGGTACAAGACCTGGGGAAGCTCTAGAGGATGAAGAAGGTGTACAGATTATGAGGATACTTGGAAAGAATATGGCTTGGTTAATGAAGTTGGTTGAAAGTGGAAAAGGTAAGGTTCAAGCACCAGAAAGAGAAGCTAAAGAGTTTATGAATTTTATTAGATAA
- a CDS encoding PepSY1/2 domain-containing protein has translation MDFRTIGIIMLVFALAAVGYWGYNQYNAMQDVQKDLESELNNRYENAFQGLNHHIDALESELGTVMVAQAADNLSVNLSNIWRSAYSAQEDIGQLPLSDQSLDNTKSMLHRILQYTNHLDKKVVNGGLSDKDKKMLESFYKNVMVANKNLEGIHDKMMQKNFKWYDKKRVKMDSDADQEYSASPLAGLVELDKSLKLDDIQKELEAIFPDGGIELKDRDVTLALTEIQGKNVNQKQAIQTAKRFINNPEQYRYNIINKEQLKVNGRTIETHLPAHSIQAINKNNENEIVYIDVSKKGGQVISLLNRRATKDKKITEEQAEAKAKEFLKNNGYEHMEVVSSKPFNDIAMVVLAPVQKVGQYDVIISPDSVSTEVAMDNGEVIGFNGIEYLLHHKNRPESMLIPKLSMEEAKKKISSNLNITHERLVVDTHGGKEVLCYEFIGEIGDGQGDANYRVHINAITGKEEVVHGVDDDFYKNVK, from the coding sequence TTGGATTTTAGAACAATAGGTATAATTATGTTGGTGTTTGCTTTAGCGGCAGTAGGATATTGGGGATATAATCAATATAATGCAATGCAAGATGTTCAAAAGGATTTAGAGAGTGAATTAAATAATAGATATGAGAATGCTTTTCAAGGTCTAAATCATCATATAGATGCTTTAGAATCGGAGTTAGGAACAGTCATGGTAGCACAAGCTGCTGATAACTTGTCTGTAAATTTATCTAACATTTGGCGTTCAGCTTATTCCGCCCAAGAAGATATTGGACAACTTCCTCTTAGTGATCAATCATTAGATAATACTAAATCCATGCTACATAGGATATTACAATATACAAATCACTTGGATAAGAAGGTTGTCAATGGTGGATTAAGTGATAAAGATAAGAAGATGTTAGAGTCTTTTTATAAAAATGTTATGGTAGCAAATAAGAATTTAGAGGGTATTCATGATAAGATGATGCAGAAGAACTTTAAATGGTATGATAAGAAAAGAGTAAAGATGGACTCAGATGCTGATCAAGAATACTCTGCCAGTCCCTTGGCTGGTTTAGTAGAGCTTGATAAGAGTTTGAAGCTAGATGATATTCAAAAAGAATTAGAAGCGATATTTCCTGATGGGGGTATAGAATTAAAGGACAGAGATGTAACCTTAGCTCTAACAGAGATTCAAGGTAAAAATGTAAATCAAAAACAAGCAATTCAAACAGCCAAAAGATTTATTAATAACCCTGAACAGTATAGATATAATATTATAAACAAAGAGCAGCTTAAAGTTAATGGTAGAACTATTGAAACTCATTTACCTGCTCATTCAATTCAAGCAATAAATAAGAATAATGAGAATGAGATAGTTTATATCGATGTCAGTAAGAAGGGTGGACAAGTCATCTCTTTATTAAATCGTCGTGCAACTAAAGATAAAAAGATAACTGAAGAGCAAGCTGAAGCCAAAGCTAAAGAGTTTTTGAAGAATAATGGATATGAGCATATGGAGGTTGTATCAAGTAAGCCTTTCAATGATATTGCTATGGTTGTACTTGCTCCTGTACAGAAGGTTGGACAGTATGATGTAATCATCAGTCCAGACTCAGTAAGTACAGAGGTAGCAATGGATAATGGTGAAGTGATAGGTTTTAACGGTATAGAGTACCTATTACATCATAAAAATAGGCCAGAGAGTATGCTAATACCTAAACTCAGTATGGAAGAAGCTAAAAAGAAGATAAGTTCTAACTTAAATATAACCCATGAAAGATTGGTTGTAGATACCCATGGTGGAAAAGAAGTATTATGCTATGAGTTCATTGGTGAAATAGGAGATGGACAAGGGGATGCAAATTATAGAGTTCATATCAATGCAATTACAGGAAAAGAAGAAGTAGTACATGGTGTTGATGATGATTTCTATAAAAATGTAAAGTAG
- a CDS encoding HD domain-containing protein produces the protein MQLNKNKLIAKALEVAAKAHYGDMRKGKEDTPYIIHPVEVAMILQENGTKEEVIAAALLHDTLEDTDLTEEELKGIFNSRITEMVIGASEELEDRESTPWEERKEHTINYLKTINDIDIKYIACADKLANIRSMIRDYDEIGDELWTIFNRGYKKQKWYYESLVDSLNQLEGVKMYEQFKLAVKYLFAHKEVNA, from the coding sequence ATGCAATTAAACAAAAACAAATTAATAGCTAAGGCTTTAGAAGTAGCTGCCAAAGCCCATTATGGAGATATGAGAAAAGGTAAAGAAGATACTCCTTATATTATACATCCTGTGGAAGTAGCTATGATTCTTCAAGAAAATGGTACTAAAGAAGAGGTAATAGCCGCTGCTTTATTACATGATACCCTTGAGGATACAGATCTAACTGAAGAAGAATTAAAAGGTATCTTCAATAGTAGAATAACTGAAATGGTTATAGGTGCCTCAGAGGAGTTAGAAGATAGGGAGAGTACTCCTTGGGAAGAAAGAAAAGAACATACAATCAACTATTTAAAAACTATTAATGATATTGACATAAAATATATTGCTTGTGCTGATAAATTAGCCAATATTAGAAGTATGATTAGAGATTATGATGAGATTGGAGATGAGCTTTGGACTATCTTTAATAGAGGGTATAAGAAGCAGAAATGGTATTATGAGAGCTTAGTTGATAGTTTGAATCAACTTGAAGGTGTTAAGATGTATGAGCAGTTTAAGCTAGCGGTTAAATACCTCTTTGCTCACAAAGAGGTAAATGCCTAA
- the gnd gene encoding phosphogluconate dehydrogenase (NAD(+)-dependent, decarboxylating), whose protein sequence is MEIGIIGLGKMGKNLALNLLDHGHQIIGYDMSSEGLEVAQKEGIEVSDSIGELVDSLSKRRVIWMMIPAGDPVDNTIKKLIPLLDEDDIIIDGGNSNFNNTLRRNEYLNQKGIHLVDAGTSGGVEGARNGACMMIGADDSVFAYLEGVFKDVNVEKGYLHTGPTGSGHFTKMVHNGIEYGILQAIGEGFEILEASDFDLDYKEIARVWNHGSVIRSWLMELTENAFSKDPKLEGIKGVINSSGEGLWTVEEALKLKVPVPVIANSLFVRYRSQQEDTFSGKVIAALRNEFGGHKVEKR, encoded by the coding sequence ATGGAGATTGGGATTATTGGATTAGGAAAAATGGGTAAGAATTTGGCATTAAACTTATTAGATCACGGGCATCAGATAATAGGGTATGATATGAGTTCTGAAGGTTTAGAAGTAGCTCAGAAAGAAGGAATTGAAGTTTCTGATAGCATAGGGGAATTAGTAGACAGTCTTTCAAAAAGAAGAGTTATCTGGATGATGATACCTGCTGGTGATCCAGTAGATAATACAATTAAGAAGTTAATACCACTTTTAGATGAAGATGATATCATTATAGATGGTGGTAATTCCAATTTTAATAATACCTTAAGAAGAAATGAGTACCTAAATCAAAAGGGAATCCATTTGGTTGATGCTGGAACCAGTGGGGGTGTTGAAGGCGCAAGAAATGGTGCTTGTATGATGATTGGTGCCGACGATAGTGTCTTTGCTTATCTAGAAGGAGTCTTTAAAGATGTAAATGTAGAAAAAGGGTACTTACATACAGGTCCAACGGGGAGTGGACACTTTACTAAGATGGTGCATAATGGTATTGAGTATGGTATCTTACAGGCTATTGGAGAAGGATTTGAGATTCTTGAGGCAAGTGATTTTGACTTGGATTACAAAGAGATTGCAAGAGTTTGGAACCATGGATCTGTAATTAGAAGTTGGTTGATGGAATTAACTGAAAATGCTTTTAGTAAAGATCCAAAGTTAGAAGGTATAAAAGGGGTTATCAACTCTTCAGGTGAAGGGCTATGGACAGTAGAAGAAGCCCTTAAACTTAAGGTGCCAGTTCCTGTGATTGCAAATTCTCTTTTTGTTAGATATCGCTCTCAACAAGAGGATACCTTCTCAGGTAAGGTAATAGCAGCATTAAGAAATGAGTTTGGAGGTCATAAGGTTGAAAAGAGATAA
- the zwf gene encoding glucose-6-phosphate dehydrogenase codes for MSLEVIRLKRDKLESCQIIIFGGTGDLTHRKLIPAFYNLLDQGLLPEEFSIIATGRSVDNQEAYVASIYKSLQKFVKREIKEEVWSSLRERIYYKSFDISNKDGYQDLKETLENLDNKYQSKSRRIFYLAMPPRFFGTIVESLEKYNLLDFSNPSWPKVVIEKPFGYDLESATELNNQITEVFPEENIYRIDHYLGKEMLQSMMMIRFANLVFEAIWDNKYIDNIQIISNEKVGVGDRGGYYEKSGALRDMVQNHMLQILALTAMEPPADMSTESIRTEKIKVLKTLANLELEQVDDYVIRGQYGIGKIDGEEVTAYRNEKNVVNDSSTETFVALKLFVNNLRWSGVPFYIKTGKRLPNKVTKVIIEFKSSFHPSYQKEFNDLSPNLLVIKIQPEEGINFEFNAKEPGSKAKIVPVKMDFCQNCQVGFNSPEAYERLMHSVIIGDQTLFTHWDEVEYSWRFVDQIAQAWAENKAEIPIYSAGSNGPTEAEELLEKDNRNWWE; via the coding sequence ATGAGTTTGGAGGTCATAAGGTTGAAAAGAGATAAATTGGAGTCTTGTCAGATTATAATCTTTGGAGGTACAGGAGATTTAACTCACCGTAAGTTAATTCCAGCTTTTTATAATTTGCTAGATCAAGGATTATTACCTGAAGAATTCTCTATAATTGCTACTGGGAGGTCAGTTGATAATCAAGAAGCATACGTAGCAAGTATATATAAGTCATTACAGAAATTTGTCAAAAGAGAGATAAAAGAAGAGGTATGGAGTAGCTTGAGGGAAAGGATTTATTATAAGTCTTTTGATATCTCAAATAAGGATGGATATCAAGATTTAAAGGAAACCTTAGAGAATTTAGACAATAAATATCAAAGTAAAAGTAGAAGGATATTTTATCTAGCAATGCCTCCACGATTTTTTGGAACTATTGTAGAGTCTTTAGAGAAGTATAATTTACTCGATTTCTCTAATCCATCTTGGCCTAAGGTAGTTATTGAAAAACCTTTTGGTTATGATTTGGAATCAGCAACTGAGTTGAATAATCAGATAACTGAGGTATTTCCAGAAGAGAATATATACCGGATTGATCATTATTTAGGTAAAGAGATGTTACAGAGTATGATGATGATTCGCTTTGCTAATCTAGTTTTTGAAGCTATATGGGATAATAAGTATATAGATAATATACAGATTATCTCTAATGAGAAGGTTGGAGTAGGAGATCGAGGTGGATACTATGAGAAATCTGGAGCCTTGCGAGATATGGTTCAGAATCATATGCTACAGATTTTGGCATTAACGGCTATGGAGCCTCCAGCAGATATGAGTACAGAGTCGATTAGGACTGAAAAGATAAAGGTTTTAAAGACATTGGCTAATTTGGAGTTAGAGCAAGTTGATGATTATGTGATAAGAGGTCAGTATGGTATAGGTAAAATAGATGGAGAAGAGGTTACTGCTTATCGAAATGAGAAGAATGTTGTTAATGATTCTAGTACAGAGACCTTTGTAGCTTTAAAGCTATTTGTAAATAATCTACGCTGGTCCGGAGTTCCCTTTTATATCAAAACTGGGAAGAGGTTACCTAATAAAGTAACAAAGGTAATTATAGAGTTTAAATCCTCTTTTCACCCTTCTTATCAGAAAGAATTTAATGATTTAAGTCCTAATCTTTTAGTAATTAAGATTCAACCTGAAGAAGGGATTAATTTTGAATTTAATGCTAAAGAACCTGGTAGTAAAGCAAAGATTGTTCCAGTTAAGATGGACTTCTGCCAAAACTGTCAAGTTGGTTTTAATTCTCCTGAAGCCTATGAAAGATTAATGCATAGTGTAATAATCGGGGATCAGACTCTCTTTACTCATTGGGATGAAGTAGAATATTCTTGGAGATTTGTTGACCAGATAGCTCAGGCGTGGGCTGAAAATAAAGCTGAAATACCAATTTATTCTGCTGGAAGTAATGGACCTACAGAAGCTGAGGAACTTCTGGAGAAGGATAATCGCAACTGGTGGGAATAA
- a CDS encoding alpha-amylase family glycosyl hydrolase, with the protein MKKRILICLLLGITLLFSACNEEELLQNPAEIVIKVVDEAGEVVANADVNLEGVATAKTDSQGLVAFDDIRQAKLKAIISKSGYDSKEKKLNLTSLSTKLTVELIRTKLDKEDMVIVDANQYIDIDDNMLKFLFKTNPANRINLYLGESSDKLEKVKSNVNYNNQGIKMEGLTPNKTYYYKIEAINGENTISTKVLSFKKMGNTNNWAPAKWARESIFYEVFVRSFYDGNGDQIGDFVGLKEKIPYLKELGVDALWLMPINDSPSYHGYDVVDYYNTNPDYGTLEEFQEFLQAAHDNGIKVIMDLVVNHTSSRNPWFESSAYEEGSQYRDYYVWQDEFDDINEAGPWGQRVWYQRFNKEYYHAVFWSEMPDLNFSNPEVRAEMKKVARFWLDPDNDGDFSDGVDGFRLDAAKHIDDKDGDVTHNWWQEFNTAVKEVNPNAFLVGENWAETDKMARFFEDLDASFNFSLADRMIEVTNGENIDIIKELKEIHAKYSSYSDNFIDATFLRNHDQNRVASELGSDKEKMKLAASLLLTLPGTPFIYYGEEIGQIGTKPDDNIREPFDWYSDAAGNGMTTMDKGGFYHPMAYTKADDGISLEEQQGIEESIFEHYKRLIRVRKSNPAFFSSTNYTKLDISGPNYIYKVESPQHVYDFFVIHNLSNSLQEIAINADAYEMLTATNYNASDILKIPAYGTMILKSTATERELFNVRKVVFSYKVDPSVDKVLLLGDMTSWNSADGLEMKDRDNDGIYEVELKLTPGQYKYQFVTETHTLDPDAPLSSDGKKNQIQITKSDSKETMDYTFSFDLPENVNEGDRVTVAGEFNGWNPQATDMTDRDGDGVYEATLSLSPGEYQYKFVINGGERWISDPKATKYSNDGNRNSIVTVGGHIFSYNPDKNINGIMLIGDMNDWEPFNTILRENTKTGAYEISLWLKPGQYQYQFIELKTEIDPNAEEIDGVNIITVE; encoded by the coding sequence ATGAAGAAAAGGATCTTAATCTGTTTATTATTAGGGATTACTCTGCTTTTTTCAGCATGTAATGAAGAGGAATTACTCCAAAATCCAGCTGAAATAGTAATCAAAGTAGTTGATGAAGCTGGAGAGGTAGTAGCTAATGCTGATGTTAACCTAGAAGGAGTGGCAACTGCTAAGACTGATTCACAAGGTCTAGTAGCTTTTGATGATATTAGGCAGGCAAAGCTAAAAGCTATAATATCCAAATCAGGATATGATAGTAAGGAGAAGAAGTTAAACCTAACGAGCCTAAGCACAAAATTAACTGTTGAGTTAATTCGAACAAAATTAGATAAAGAGGATATGGTTATAGTTGATGCCAATCAGTATATTGATATCGATGATAATATGCTAAAATTCTTATTTAAGACCAATCCAGCCAATAGAATTAATCTTTATCTAGGAGAGAGTAGTGATAAATTAGAGAAGGTTAAGAGTAATGTAAATTATAATAATCAAGGTATTAAAATGGAAGGGCTTACACCTAATAAGACTTATTATTACAAGATAGAGGCTATAAATGGGGAGAATACTATTTCAACTAAAGTTTTATCCTTTAAGAAGATGGGTAATACCAATAACTGGGCTCCTGCTAAGTGGGCTAGAGAGTCTATCTTCTATGAGGTTTTTGTCAGAAGTTTCTATGATGGCAATGGAGATCAGATTGGAGATTTTGTAGGGTTAAAGGAAAAGATACCTTACCTTAAAGAGTTAGGTGTAGATGCATTATGGTTGATGCCAATCAATGATAGCCCAAGTTATCATGGCTATGATGTAGTTGACTACTATAACACCAATCCTGATTATGGAACTTTAGAAGAATTCCAAGAGTTTTTGCAGGCTGCCCATGATAATGGTATCAAGGTAATTATGGACTTAGTGGTAAATCATACCTCTAGTAGAAACCCATGGTTTGAAAGCTCAGCCTATGAAGAAGGAAGTCAGTATAGAGATTATTATGTCTGGCAAGATGAGTTTGATGATATAAATGAAGCAGGTCCTTGGGGGCAAAGAGTTTGGTATCAAAGGTTTAATAAAGAATATTATCATGCTGTTTTTTGGAGTGAAATGCCTGATTTAAACTTCTCGAATCCAGAGGTAAGAGCAGAGATGAAAAAGGTAGCTAGATTCTGGCTAGATCCAGATAATGATGGAGATTTCTCTGATGGGGTAGATGGATTTAGATTGGATGCAGCTAAGCATATCGATGATAAAGATGGTGATGTAACCCATAATTGGTGGCAGGAATTCAATACAGCTGTAAAAGAGGTCAATCCTAATGCTTTCTTAGTAGGAGAGAACTGGGCTGAAACCGATAAGATGGCACGCTTCTTTGAAGATTTAGACGCTTCTTTTAACTTTAGCTTAGCAGATAGGATGATAGAGGTTACAAATGGAGAAAATATTGATATTATCAAAGAGTTAAAAGAGATTCATGCAAAATATAGTAGTTATTCTGATAACTTTATTGATGCTACCTTCTTAAGAAATCATGACCAGAACAGAGTAGCGTCAGAGCTAGGTTCTGATAAAGAGAAGATGAAATTGGCAGCTTCATTATTATTGACCTTACCAGGTACACCATTTATCTATTATGGGGAAGAGATTGGTCAAATAGGCACCAAACCTGATGATAATATTAGAGAGCCTTTTGATTGGTATAGTGATGCAGCAGGTAATGGTATGACCACAATGGATAAAGGTGGATTCTATCACCCAATGGCTTATACTAAAGCTGATGATGGAATTTCTTTAGAAGAGCAACAAGGAATAGAAGAAAGTATCTTCGAACATTATAAGAGGTTAATTAGAGTTAGAAAATCTAATCCTGCTTTCTTCTCTAGTACAAACTATACTAAGCTAGATATCAGTGGTCCAAATTATATTTATAAAGTAGAGTCACCTCAACATGTTTATGATTTCTTTGTTATTCATAATTTAAGTAATTCATTACAAGAGATTGCAATAAATGCTGATGCTTATGAAATGTTGACAGCTACTAATTATAATGCTTCAGATATCTTAAAGATACCTGCTTATGGAACAATGATTTTAAAGAGTACAGCTACAGAAAGAGAGTTATTTAATGTTAGAAAAGTAGTATTTAGTTATAAAGTAGACCCTAGTGTAGACAAAGTATTGCTATTAGGGGATATGACTAGCTGGAATAGTGCAGACGGACTTGAGATGAAAGATAGAGATAATGATGGGATTTATGAGGTTGAGCTGAAGTTGACTCCAGGTCAATATAAATATCAATTTGTCACAGAAACTCATACTTTAGATCCTGATGCTCCACTCAGTTCTGATGGTAAGAAGAATCAAATTCAAATCACCAAGAGCGATAGTAAAGAGACTATGGATTATACCTTTAGTTTTGATTTACCAGAGAATGTTAATGAAGGTGATAGAGTGACAGTGGCTGGAGAGTTTAATGGCTGGAATCCACAAGCCACTGATATGACTGATAGAGATGGTGATGGAGTTTATGAAGCAACTCTAAGTTTATCACCTGGTGAATATCAATATAAATTTGTCATCAATGGTGGAGAGCGTTGGATTTCTGATCCTAAAGCTACTAAATATAGTAATGATGGTAATCGAAATAGTATCGTTACAGTTGGAGGACATATCTTTAGTTATAATCCTGATAAGAATATTAATGGTATCATGCTAATAGGGGATATGAATGATTGGGAACCTTTTAATACTATCTTAAGAGAGAATACTAAGACTGGGGCATATGAAATTAGCCTCTGGTTAAAACCAGGTCAATATCAGTATCAGTTTATTGAATTAAAGACTGAAATTGACCCCAATGCAGAAGAAATTGATGGGGTCAATATTATTACAGTAGAATAA